ACCCCTTACCAGAAGCTCAGTTAGATCGCTTCTTCTTCAAACTGGTTGTCGGCTATTCCAATCGAGAACAATTGAACGCAATTGTAAATCGCACAACCACTGGGACCAGTATCACCCCCCAAAAGGTGATGGACGGTGCAGAAATCGTCAAATGGCAATCGCTGATTCGCGAAGTAATTCTGGCGGAACACGTGCAGGATTACATCGTCCGACTCGTCCTGTCAACGCACCCGGAAGGCCCCTTTGCTTTACCAATTACAAATCAGTATCTCCGTTGGGGAGCCAGTCCACGCGGTGCTCAGACCATCGCCTTGGCAGCCAAAGTCCGAGCGTTACTGGAAGGTCGTTTCAACGTCAGCTTTGAGGACGTGCGGCGGGTATTCCTACCCGCCATGCGTCACCGCGTGATCTTGAATTTCGAGGCCCAAGCCGAAAGTGTCGACACGGATAGCGTGCTTTTAGAAATCTTGGAAAAGCTCCCTGAAAAATCAGAGGATACTCCGGCAACGGCAACTGTCGCTAACTAATCCGTTTCGGCTACGTCCCGTTCTGCAACCTGTCGAGAGAATTCTCCTGTGATCAATTCGCGTGCATCAAAGCCGCTCCTGAGTCCCGAATTACTAGCGCAACTGGAGCGTCTGGAGCTTGTTAGCCGCAAGATCTTTCGTGGACGTGTGAAAGGCGAGCGGCGGAGTCGTCGAAAGGGACAAAGTGTCGAATTCGCCGATTACCGAAATTATGTCTCCGGCGACGACCTGCGGTTTATCGACTGGAATCTCTACGCACGACTCGACCGCCTCTTCCTGAAAATGTTCTTAGAAGAGGAAGATCTGCATTTCTTCGGTTTGCTCGATGCAAGTTCGTCGATGGAGTTTGGCGATCCGACCAAACTGGAATACGCCAAACAACTGGCAGCCGCGTTGGGCTTTGTTGGCTTGTGTCGTACCGACCGAGTCAAATTGGATGTGTTATCCACCGATCTCGGCCCCCGTTCACCCGCACTGCGAGGTCGACACAGTCTCTGGCAGATGACGCAATACCTGGAATCGATCCAGCCGAATCAAAATGTGAGCCTTGAACTGGGCATCAAGAATTTCTGCCTACAAAACAGCGGCAATGGCATCCTCGTGTTAATCACCGACCTCATGGACAAGGCAGGTTATGAAACGGCGTTGCGTTATCTGCTTTCCCAAAATCTTGATATCTACCTGATCCATGTGCTGTCTCCCGAGGAACTGAATCCGGAAATCAACGGCGATCTCAAACTGGTGGATTGCGAGGATGCTGACGTTGCCGAAATCACCGCCAGCCGCCCGCTGCTCAAACGCTATCAAAAAACACTGGCATCCTTTGTCAATGGTGCCCGCGAATTCTGCAATCGACGCGGTATTACCTACATCATGGCGAACACCGAAATGCCGGTGGATCGGCTGGTCAGTAGTTATCTTCGACAACGGGGATTGGTGCGATGATCAGTCTTCTTACCAATTTCTTCACGCGATCCTTCGGTGCGTTAAATGGTTGGCAATGGCTGACACTGCTTTCGATACCGCCGTTAATCGTGCTGCTTTACTTCTTGAAGCTGAAACGTCAGCCGCTGGAAGTCCCCAGTACTTATCTTTGGCATCGAACGCTCGAAGACCTTCATGTGAACAGTCTTTGGCAACGACTGCGAAAGAATATCCTACTTTTCTTACAGCTCTTATTGCTGTTATTGGCGATCCTCACCTGTCTCCGCCCCAGCTGGGAGGGCAGCAAGCTCAGTGCTGACCGCTACATCTTTTTGATCGACTCCTCCGCGAGTATGGCGGGAACAGACCTCAAGCCAACCCGACTCGAATCCGCCAAGACCGAACTGATCGAACTCATCGACCAGGAACTCAAAACGGGCAGCGTCGCAATGATCATCAGCTTTTCAGATCGCGCCATTGTCGAACAACCGTTTACGGACAATCGACAGCTGCTACGACGACGAATCAGAAATATCAAGCAAACAAATCGAACCACGGAGATTGACGAAGCCTTACGCGTCGCTGCCGGACTCGCCAACCCGGGACGGAGCGGAACTGATGATTCAGACGTGGCGGCAGCAGAAGCAAAGCCCGCGACCATTGTGATTTTCAGCGACGGCCGCCTGAACCGCGAACCCAACTTTTCGATGGGTAATCTGACTCCCGTCTACCGCCCCATAGGCA
The sequence above is drawn from the Pirellulaceae bacterium genome and encodes:
- a CDS encoding MoxR family ATPase; the encoded protein is MGVGENMQQQAEDFRQRYQTVKDEIGRVIVGHDEIVHGVLTCLFVGGHCLLEGVPGLGKTMLVRTLAQTLNLDFSRIQFTPDLMPADILGTNMVVDSPDGKRVFEFQKGPLFTQICLADEINRATPKTQSAMLETMQEGTITTSGNRYELDKPFFVMATQNPIEQEGTYPLPEAQLDRFFFKLVVGYSNREQLNAIVNRTTTGTSITPQKVMDGAEIVKWQSLIREVILAEHVQDYIVRLVLSTHPEGPFALPITNQYLRWGASPRGAQTIALAAKVRALLEGRFNVSFEDVRRVFLPAMRHRVILNFEAQAESVDTDSVLLEILEKLPEKSEDTPATATVAN
- a CDS encoding DUF58 domain-containing protein; its protein translation is MINSRASKPLLSPELLAQLERLELVSRKIFRGRVKGERRSRRKGQSVEFADYRNYVSGDDLRFIDWNLYARLDRLFLKMFLEEEDLHFFGLLDASSSMEFGDPTKLEYAKQLAAALGFVGLCRTDRVKLDVLSTDLGPRSPALRGRHSLWQMTQYLESIQPNQNVSLELGIKNFCLQNSGNGILVLITDLMDKAGYETALRYLLSQNLDIYLIHVLSPEELNPEINGDLKLVDCEDADVAEITASRPLLKRYQKTLASFVNGAREFCNRRGITYIMANTEMPVDRLVSSYLRQRGLVR